One window of Mediterraneibacter gnavus ATCC 29149 genomic DNA carries:
- the cysS gene encoding cysteine--tRNA ligase yields MKLYNTMSKTKEEFVPLEEGKVKMYVCGPTVYNFIHIGNARPMIVFDTVRRYFEYKGYDVNFVSNFTDVDDKIIKKANEEGVTAEEISKRYIEECKKDMEGMNVKPATKNPLATEEIGGMIDMIQTLIDKGYAYEKNGTVYYRTRKFEGYGKLSHKNLDDLQSGGRSLLVTGEDEKEDSLDFVLWKPKKEGEPAWESPWSEGRPGWHIECSEMSKKYLGEQIDIHAGGEDLIFPHHENEIAQSEAANGKDFSKYWLHNGFLNIDNRKMSKSLGNFFTVREIGEKYDLQVLRFFMLSAHYRSPLNFSAELMEAAKNGLERIVTAAEHLKFLLEGAKTENMTEKEQAKIVKSQEFTRKFEKAMDDDFNTADAIAAVFDLVKFINTNTDGESSKEYLQNLLSQLVALTDVLGIIVEKEQEMLADDIEALIAERQAARKERNFARADEIRDELLAKGIILEDTREGVKWKRA; encoded by the coding sequence ATGAAACTGTATAATACAATGTCAAAAACAAAGGAAGAGTTCGTTCCATTGGAAGAAGGAAAAGTAAAGATGTATGTCTGCGGACCTACTGTTTACAACTTCATCCATATCGGAAATGCAAGACCGATGATCGTGTTTGATACGGTCAGAAGATATTTTGAATATAAAGGATACGATGTGAATTTTGTATCCAACTTTACAGACGTAGATGATAAGATCATCAAAAAAGCCAACGAGGAAGGTGTGACAGCAGAAGAGATTTCCAAACGCTATATTGAAGAGTGCAAAAAAGATATGGAAGGGATGAATGTCAAGCCTGCCACCAAAAATCCTCTGGCAACAGAAGAAATCGGCGGCATGATCGATATGATCCAGACGCTGATCGACAAGGGCTATGCTTATGAAAAGAATGGAACAGTTTATTACCGTACCAGAAAATTTGAAGGGTATGGAAAGCTGTCACATAAAAATCTGGACGATCTGCAGTCCGGCGGACGTTCCCTTCTCGTGACGGGAGAAGATGAAAAAGAGGATTCTCTGGACTTTGTACTCTGGAAACCGAAAAAAGAGGGAGAACCTGCATGGGAGTCACCATGGAGTGAAGGGCGTCCTGGATGGCACATCGAGTGCTCGGAAATGTCCAAAAAGTATTTGGGAGAGCAGATTGACATTCATGCCGGTGGAGAGGATTTGATCTTCCCGCATCACGAAAATGAGATTGCACAGAGTGAGGCTGCCAACGGAAAAGATTTTTCCAAATACTGGCTGCACAACGGCTTTTTGAATATTGATAACCGCAAAATGTCCAAATCTCTTGGGAACTTCTTTACTGTACGTGAGATCGGAGAAAAATATGATCTTCAGGTACTGCGTTTCTTTATGCTGAGTGCGCACTACAGAAGTCCGCTGAACTTCAGTGCAGAATTGATGGAGGCAGCAAAGAACGGTCTGGAGCGTATCGTGACAGCAGCAGAACATTTGAAATTCCTGCTCGAAGGCGCAAAAACAGAGAATATGACAGAAAAAGAGCAGGCAAAGATTGTAAAAAGTCAGGAATTTACCCGGAAATTCGAAAAAGCCATGGATGATGATTTCAATACAGCAGATGCAATCGCGGCAGTGTTTGACTTGGTGAAATTTATCAACACAAATACAGACGGGGAAAGCTCTAAAGAATATCTGCAAAACCTGTTGAGCCAGCTTGTCGCATTGACAGATGTACTTGGAATTATCGTAGAAAAAGAGCAGGAGATGCTGGCAGACGATATCGAGGCGCTGATTGCAGAGCGTCAGGCTGCAAGAAAAGAGAGAAATTTTGCCAGGGCAGATGAAATCCGTGACGAGCTGCTTGCAAAAGGAATCATTCTGGAAGATACAAGAGAAGGGGTAAAATGGAAAAGAGCGTAA
- the rlmB gene encoding 23S rRNA (guanosine(2251)-2'-O)-methyltransferase RlmB, whose protein sequence is MQENRKEFDNTEHTLVIEGRNAVLEAFRSGKPIDKVFVLDGCQDGPVRTIVREAKKHDTIINFVGKERLSQISVTGKHQGVIAYAAAYEYSEVEDMLKLAEERGEDPFLILLDNIEDPHNLGAIIRTANLAGAHGVIIPKRRAVGLTATVAKTSAGALNYTPVAKVTNLAKTMEELKEKGLWFVCADMGGESMYRLNLKGPIGLVIGNEGEGVGRLVKEKCDFVASIPMKGEIDSLNASVAAGVLAYEIVRQRTM, encoded by the coding sequence ATGCAGGAAAATAGGAAAGAATTTGATAATACAGAGCATACCCTTGTGATTGAGGGGAGAAATGCAGTGCTCGAAGCGTTTCGTTCGGGAAAGCCGATCGATAAAGTATTTGTGCTGGACGGATGTCAGGACGGACCGGTGCGCACCATTGTAAGAGAAGCGAAAAAGCATGATACGATCATCAATTTTGTGGGAAAAGAGCGACTTTCACAGATTTCCGTGACCGGAAAGCATCAGGGTGTAATCGCATATGCGGCTGCCTATGAATATTCGGAAGTGGAGGATATGTTAAAACTGGCAGAAGAACGAGGGGAAGATCCGTTTTTGATTCTGCTTGATAATATCGAAGATCCTCACAATCTGGGTGCGATCATTCGAACTGCAAATCTGGCAGGGGCACACGGCGTGATCATTCCGAAGAGAAGAGCAGTGGGACTGACTGCGACCGTGGCAAAAACTTCTGCAGGAGCCTTAAACTATACTCCGGTCGCAAAAGTCACAAACCTGGCAAAGACAATGGAAGAATTGAAAGAAAAAGGGCTCTGGTTCGTGTGTGCGGATATGGGCGGAGAATCCATGTATCGTTTGAACCTGAAAGGACCGATTGGTCTGGTGATCGGAAATGAAGGGGAAGGCGTGGGACGTCTGGTGAAAGAAAAATGTGACTTTGTTGCCAGCATTCCGATGAAAGGTGAGATTGATTCTCTGAATGCATCGGTTGCGGCAGGAGTACTTGCTTACGAGATTGTACGTCAGAGAACGATGTAA
- a CDS encoding Mini-ribonuclease 3: MEKSVNFEFRDLMEEMLQFDPVDVSAYSPLVLAYIGDCVYDLIIKSMVINQGNRQVQKLHRETSGYVQASAQSFMMRAMQEHLTEEEHAVYKRGRNAKSISPAKNQSITDYRRATGFEALVGYLYLKKQYERLLTLIKIGLESLKENQGEEDAGK; the protein is encoded by the coding sequence ATGGAAAAGAGCGTAAATTTTGAATTCAGAGATCTGATGGAAGAGATGCTGCAGTTTGATCCGGTGGATGTATCCGCATATTCTCCGCTTGTGCTGGCTTATATTGGAGATTGTGTATATGATCTGATCATCAAGAGCATGGTGATTAATCAGGGAAACCGTCAGGTTCAGAAGCTTCACAGAGAGACCAGCGGGTATGTGCAGGCATCTGCGCAGTCATTTATGATGCGTGCCATGCAGGAACATCTGACAGAAGAAGAACATGCTGTCTATAAAAGAGGGCGGAATGCAAAATCCATATCCCCTGCTAAAAACCAGTCTATTACAGATTATCGAAGAGCAACGGGATTTGAGGCACTGGTCGGATATTTGTATTTGAAAAAGCAATATGAGAGGTTACTGACGCTTATAAAAATCGGACTGGAAAGTCTGAAAGAAAATCAGGGAGAAGAAGATGCAGGAAAATAG
- the ispF gene encoding 2-C-methyl-D-erythritol 2,4-cyclodiphosphate synthase has translation MRIGMGYDVHKLVEGRKLILGGVEIPYEKGLLGHSDADVLLHAIMDALLGAAALGDIGKHFPDTDPAYKGISSIRLLEHVADLLEEHQFLIENIDATIIAQRPKMRPYIDTMRENIAKALKIESDQINVKATTEEGLGFTGSGEGISSQAICMLEKVMNYSSVDVTAQTGGCAGCQGCKKA, from the coding sequence TGATCCTTGGCGGTGTAGAGATTCCTTATGAAAAAGGACTGCTCGGACATTCGGATGCGGATGTGCTGCTCCATGCGATCATGGATGCGCTTCTGGGGGCGGCTGCACTGGGGGATATCGGGAAGCATTTTCCGGATACAGATCCTGCGTATAAAGGGATTTCCAGCATCAGACTGTTGGAGCATGTTGCCGATCTCTTAGAAGAACATCAGTTTCTGATTGAAAATATTGATGCAACGATCATTGCACAGAGACCAAAGATGCGTCCTTATATTGATACAATGCGCGAAAATATTGCAAAAGCATTAAAAATTGAGTCGGATCAGATTAATGTCAAGGCAACGACAGAAGAGGGACTTGGATTTACCGGAAGCGGAGAGGGGATTTCCTCTCAGGCAATCTGTATGCTGGAAAAAGTGATGAATTACAGCAGTGTGGATGTGACAGCGCAGACAGGTGGATGTGCCGGCTGTCAGGGGTGCAAAAAAGCATAG
- the epsC gene encoding serine O-acetyltransferase EpsC, which produces MGMLSYIREEIRVVKERDPAIKSSMEVLLYPSFKVILRYRVAHKLYLKKHYFLARWISQRAARKTGIEIHPGAQIGKGLFIDHGSGVIIGETTVIGDNVTLYQGVTLGGTGKEQGKRHPTLEDNVMVSAGAKILGSFTIGENSKIGAGSVVLEEVPPNCTVVGVPGRIVKRDDKKVLRSEMDQINLPDPVLSDIRELQKESRELHDQLTEMVQKMRCMKQCKTEQTGEEKKDETV; this is translated from the coding sequence ATGGGAATGCTGTCTTATATCCGGGAAGAAATCCGGGTGGTGAAAGAACGTGACCCGGCGATCAAATCGAGTATGGAAGTGCTGTTATATCCCAGTTTTAAGGTGATCTTGCGATATCGGGTAGCGCATAAATTATATCTGAAAAAGCATTATTTTCTGGCCAGATGGATTTCCCAGCGTGCAGCCAGAAAAACGGGAATCGAGATCCATCCGGGCGCACAGATCGGGAAAGGGCTGTTTATTGATCACGGAAGCGGAGTGATTATCGGTGAGACCACAGTGATCGGAGATAACGTGACTTTGTATCAGGGGGTGACTCTTGGCGGTACCGGGAAAGAGCAGGGAAAGCGGCATCCTACATTGGAGGATAATGTCATGGTCAGTGCAGGCGCAAAGATATTGGGTTCTTTTACAATCGGAGAGAATTCAAAAATCGGAGCCGGTTCGGTTGTGCTGGAAGAGGTGCCACCGAATTGTACCGTAGTGGGAGTTCCGGGAAGAATCGTAAAGAGAGATGACAAAAAGGTGCTTCGAAGTGAAATGGATCAAATCAACCTTCCGGATCCGGTGCTCAGTGATATCAGAGAACTTCAGAAAGAGAGCAGAGAGCTTCACGATCAGCTGACGGAGATGGTACAGAAAATGAGATGTATGAAACAATGTAAAACAGAACAGACGGGAGAGGAGAAAAAAGATGAAACTGTATAA
- a CDS encoding helix-turn-helix domain-containing protein — protein sequence MNKIIIDLDVVMKEKGISKNSVCKNCNLQRTQLNNYCKNKISRIDLKILARLCEYLKCDLTDILKLVEEEEENS from the coding sequence ATGAATAAGATAATCATTGATTTGGACGTAGTAATGAAAGAAAAAGGAATCAGCAAAAATTCCGTCTGCAAAAACTGCAATTTACAACGAACCCAATTAAACAACTACTGTAAGAATAAGATATCCAGAATTGATCTGAAAATTCTCGCCAGACTGTGCGAATATTTGAAATGCGATTTAACTGATATTTTAAAGCTGGTAGAAGAAGAGGAAGAAAATTCATAA
- the sigH gene encoding RNA polymerase sporulation sigma factor SigH — MQRNRYEMLTDENLIEELRGGDSAITDFIMNKYKPMVRKKARAMFLLGGENEDLIQEGMIGLFKAIRDYETRQGTSFASFAELCVSRQMYSAIEASQRKKHLPLNSYVSLYEESVEEGKKVPLIDTIEPQEENNPEALYFGKEFTEIFSERLKENLSTLENHVLELHLMGTDYRKIAELLGKSPKAVDNALQRIKSKAQKLLKNELR; from the coding sequence ATGCAGAGAAACCGGTATGAAATGCTGACAGATGAAAATTTGATCGAAGAGCTGCGCGGCGGGGACTCTGCGATCACAGATTTTATCATGAATAAATACAAGCCCATGGTTCGAAAGAAAGCAAGAGCCATGTTTCTTCTCGGCGGAGAGAATGAAGATCTCATCCAGGAAGGGATGATCGGGCTTTTTAAAGCAATCCGTGATTATGAGACCAGGCAGGGAACATCCTTTGCAAGCTTTGCCGAACTGTGTGTCTCAAGGCAGATGTACAGTGCGATCGAGGCATCTCAGAGAAAGAAGCACCTTCCGCTGAATTCGTATGTTTCATTGTACGAAGAATCCGTGGAGGAAGGAAAGAAGGTTCCTCTGATCGATACCATTGAACCACAGGAGGAAAATAATCCGGAAGCATTGTATTTTGGAAAAGAGTTTACCGAGATTTTTTCAGAACGGCTGAAGGAGAATTTAAGTACGCTGGAGAATCATGTGCTGGAATTGCACCTGATGGGAACGGATTACAGGAAAATCGCAGAGCTTCTCGGAAAAAGCCCTAAGGCGGTGGATAATGCTCTGCAGAGGATTAAGAGCAAGGCACAGAAATTGCTGAAAAATGAATTGAGATAA
- a CDS encoding GNAT family N-acetyltransferase produces the protein MELRRLEEQEHQKTRKLWEEVFSDDTRAFLDYYYFIKTKENEIWVIEEDGEIQSMLQLNPYQLQVAEHPFLCRYIIAVATRAQYRSRGYMSSLLRKAMQEMYGKKEPFTFLMPAAEAIYTPYDFRFVYSQRQAVFEKKAETELIEEEDATMFQAEELAAFAKERLFGTARVYAVRDAHYYQTRVLEQQSENGGIRMLKKDGKLVGIYCYAKEETCEVLEPLILPGYETVFWDSISGLSEKPVKVLACPEVLEPCARSVERKPMIMVRILHLETLLSVFTVKEGESLSCSFAVIDPILTGNSRIWKLCSQEDGRIQVTETEDSQGVLTIGALTELVFGYRSAADLRKDPDVCLGRELECELEKISPLSPVFLNEIV, from the coding sequence ATGGAACTTCGAAGACTGGAAGAACAGGAGCACCAAAAGACCCGGAAGCTGTGGGAGGAAGTGTTTTCAGACGATACCAGGGCATTTCTGGATTATTACTATTTTATCAAGACAAAAGAGAATGAAATCTGGGTGATTGAAGAAGACGGAGAGATCCAGTCCATGCTCCAGCTGAATCCTTATCAGCTTCAGGTGGCAGAGCATCCGTTTTTATGCCGTTATATTATTGCAGTGGCCACAAGAGCACAATACAGAAGCCGGGGTTATATGAGCAGTCTTCTGCGAAAAGCGATGCAGGAGATGTATGGGAAAAAAGAGCCGTTTACATTTTTGATGCCGGCAGCAGAGGCAATCTATACTCCATATGATTTTAGGTTTGTATACAGCCAGAGGCAGGCGGTGTTTGAAAAAAAGGCAGAGACAGAATTGATCGAAGAGGAAGATGCAACAATGTTTCAGGCAGAAGAACTGGCTGCGTTTGCAAAGGAGCGGCTCTTTGGAACGGCTCGGGTATATGCAGTGAGAGACGCGCATTACTATCAGACACGCGTATTGGAGCAGCAGAGTGAAAACGGCGGAATCCGAATGCTGAAAAAAGACGGAAAGCTGGTGGGGATCTACTGCTATGCAAAAGAGGAAACCTGCGAAGTTTTAGAACCGCTGATCCTTCCGGGATATGAGACTGTATTTTGGGATTCCATATCCGGTTTGAGTGAGAAGCCGGTCAAAGTACTGGCGTGTCCGGAAGTGTTGGAGCCTTGTGCAAGGTCTGTGGAGAGGAAACCGATGATCATGGTACGGATTCTGCATCTTGAGACCTTGTTATCAGTGTTTACGGTCAAAGAGGGAGAAAGTCTTTCTTGTTCCTTTGCGGTCATTGATCCGATCTTGACTGGAAACAGCAGGATCTGGAAGCTGTGCAGTCAGGAAGATGGCAGGATACAGGTCACAGAGACGGAGGATTCTCAGGGAGTGCTGACAATCGGTGCGCTTACGGAACTTGTATTTGGCTATCGAAGTGCGGCGGACCTAAGAAAGGATCCGGACGTATGTCTTGGCAGAGAGCTGGAGTGTGAGCTGGAGAAAATTTCACCGCTCTCTCCGGTATTCTTGAATGAGATTGTGTGA
- the dtd gene encoding D-aminoacyl-tRNA deacylase: MRFIIQRVSEASVTVEDQTIGKIQKGFLVLIGVSDSDTQETADKLIKKMIGLRIFEDENGKTNLSLADVNGSLLLVSQFTLYANCKKGNRPSFIEAGAPDKANALYEYIITKCRQSVSCVKTGEFGADMKVALVNDGPFTIILDSETL; the protein is encoded by the coding sequence ATGAGATTTATTATCCAGAGAGTATCAGAAGCTTCCGTAACTGTCGAAGATCAGACCATCGGAAAAATCCAGAAAGGATTTCTGGTATTGATCGGAGTTTCTGATTCAGACACACAGGAAACTGCTGACAAACTGATCAAAAAAATGATCGGACTGCGCATTTTCGAAGATGAAAACGGAAAGACCAACCTTTCTCTTGCAGATGTAAACGGGAGCCTTCTTCTGGTTTCTCAGTTCACACTGTATGCCAATTGCAAAAAGGGCAACCGTCCAAGCTTTATCGAAGCAGGTGCTCCTGATAAAGCCAATGCCCTCTATGAATATATCATCACAAAATGCCGCCAGTCTGTTTCCTGCGTGAAAACCGGCGAATTTGGTGCAGATATGAAGGTTGCACTTGTTAATGACGGACCATTTACGATCATTTTAGATTCTGAAACATTATAA